One stretch of Longimicrobiaceae bacterium DNA includes these proteins:
- a CDS encoding gluconate 2-dehydrogenase subunit 3 family protein, with protein MNDLMTRRAAIARVAYLLGGAVSASTVAGVLAGCDRNAAPEAAASALGPDRKELVATIGEHILPETDTPGARAARVQDFIDVMMTDYYPAEERDRFIAGLDRLDARAQRVFGVRFLDATPEQQLQLVEAYNRHAFSDPAARQTSSAQEPVLRETGTETGRSDAEAVQAASGAVELDRDWDPEDVGRQSFFRTLKELVLVGYYTSEIGATQELRMNPLGSWIADMPYSEVGRAWA; from the coding sequence ATGAACGACCTGATGACACGGCGCGCTGCCATCGCGCGCGTGGCCTACCTGCTCGGCGGCGCCGTCTCCGCCAGCACCGTCGCCGGGGTCCTCGCCGGTTGTGACCGGAACGCGGCACCGGAGGCGGCGGCCTCTGCACTGGGCCCCGATCGTAAGGAGCTCGTGGCCACGATCGGTGAGCACATCCTGCCGGAAACCGATACGCCCGGGGCGCGCGCCGCGCGGGTCCAGGATTTCATCGACGTGATGATGACGGATTACTATCCCGCCGAGGAGCGCGATCGCTTCATTGCCGGACTGGATCGGCTGGATGCGCGCGCTCAGCGGGTCTTCGGAGTTCGCTTCCTGGACGCCACCCCGGAGCAGCAGCTCCAGTTGGTCGAGGCGTACAACCGCCACGCCTTCAGCGATCCGGCAGCTCGGCAGACCTCGTCCGCCCAGGAGCCGGTGCTGCGTGAGACGGGAACCGAGACCGGTCGGAGCGATGCCGAGGCGGTGCAGGCGGCCTCGGGCGCGGTCGAGTTGGACCGCGATTGGGACCCCGAAGACGTCGGACGGCAGTCCTTCTTCCGCACGCTGAAGGAGCTGGTGCTGGTCGGCTACTACACGTCCGAGATCGGCGCGACGCAGGAGCTCCGGATGAACCCACTGGGCAGCTGGATCGCAGACATGCCCTACTCCGAAGTCGGACGCGCTTGGGCCTGA
- a CDS encoding ATP-binding protein: MRNVRSLRLRATLVICGLLLAVVVTFATTAYEQLRRAAISAASGRIEAASTQLAAALNVALQDRVREAASRARDPAFRALLLAPDSAARVAAQSALAFRGDGAPVAAELRDTAGARVLATGSELPPAATQEALAAVRPDTSLEDGGGVGAILMHGDVPVYPVVAPVRSEDRTIGTLVFWRRLDEARLIISGASIYLTNRNGDPWTDLVGPVDPPGLDVSAIPPQGSLTANRNGQLLAAAAVPATPWVVALAAPHSLLLSGPQRAMGEMALFGLLIMGAAASVAWILSGRLTRSVEELGSAARAISAGDYSHRTTVTGSDEIGMLGNAFNAMAANIEETHRELERKVAELAASEARDRKTRERMDHVISSSGAILYTYRIADREIAIDWVSGSVERLLGYSVEDAKRPGFWRRLRHPDDHDTFREGWHRLEEEGRTTLEYRLRHADGQYRWVRDNQRLLRDDQGRPKEVVGVLTDISEHRRLEVAREAAEAANLAKSEFLSRMSHELRTPLNSVLGFGQLLQLDVQSEENRESVEQILKAGKHLLSLIDEVLDIARIESGQISLSVEPVSVQATVKEAIDLVRLLAADRGVTVRGSRNSGCELYVKADQQRLKQVLLNLLSNGIKYNRRGGLVEVSCQQESDGLLRICVEDTGFGIEPSKLERLFRPFERLDAEQRGVEGTGLGLALSRGLMEAMGGSLGVESEPGQGSRFWVELPLAEPPAVPEPQDGEEAPAAPPEELESTHTVLFVEDNLANVRLLERIFQRRPFVRLITAMQGSLGLQLAREHRPDLILLDLNLPDVAGDVVLRELRSESGLREIPVIMISGDAIPSQVQRLMDMGASAYITKPFDIQELLRLVDGMLEQQTRA, encoded by the coding sequence GTGAGAAACGTCCGTTCGCTGCGCCTTCGGGCGACTCTCGTCATCTGCGGGCTCCTCCTGGCAGTGGTGGTGACCTTCGCTACCACTGCTTACGAGCAGCTTCGTCGGGCCGCGATCTCCGCCGCGAGCGGGCGCATCGAGGCCGCCTCGACGCAGCTCGCCGCGGCTCTCAACGTTGCCTTGCAGGACCGCGTACGGGAGGCCGCGTCGCGGGCGAGAGATCCGGCATTTCGGGCTCTGCTGCTCGCCCCCGATAGCGCCGCTAGAGTAGCCGCGCAGTCTGCGCTCGCCTTCCGCGGCGACGGCGCCCCCGTCGCGGCCGAGCTGCGTGACACCGCCGGCGCCCGTGTGCTGGCCACGGGCAGCGAGCTCCCGCCCGCAGCGACGCAGGAGGCCCTGGCTGCCGTCCGGCCCGACACCTCGCTCGAAGACGGCGGGGGCGTGGGGGCGATCCTCATGCACGGCGACGTTCCGGTCTACCCTGTGGTCGCTCCCGTTCGGTCCGAGGACCGCACCATCGGGACGCTGGTATTCTGGCGGCGCCTGGACGAGGCCCGGCTCATCATCTCGGGCGCGTCCATCTACCTTACCAATCGGAACGGGGACCCCTGGACGGATCTTGTCGGCCCCGTCGATCCACCCGGCCTGGACGTGTCGGCGATTCCTCCCCAGGGATCGCTCACCGCCAACCGCAACGGGCAGCTGCTCGCCGCCGCCGCAGTTCCGGCTACCCCCTGGGTGGTCGCTCTTGCCGCTCCACATTCGCTCCTCCTCAGCGGTCCGCAGCGGGCGATGGGGGAGATGGCGCTGTTCGGCCTCCTGATCATGGGCGCCGCGGCCAGCGTGGCGTGGATTCTCAGCGGCCGACTGACCCGCTCCGTGGAGGAGCTGGGTAGCGCCGCACGGGCCATCAGCGCCGGCGACTACTCCCACCGGACGACCGTGACGGGCTCCGACGAGATTGGCATGCTGGGCAATGCCTTCAACGCCATGGCGGCCAACATCGAGGAGACCCACCGGGAGCTGGAGCGCAAGGTGGCGGAGCTGGCCGCGAGCGAGGCACGGGATCGCAAGACGCGAGAGCGCATGGATCACGTGATCAGCTCCAGCGGCGCCATCCTCTATACCTATCGCATCGCCGACCGGGAGATCGCGATCGACTGGGTGAGCGGTAGCGTGGAGCGCCTCCTGGGCTACTCGGTGGAGGATGCCAAACGGCCCGGTTTCTGGCGGCGACTTCGCCATCCTGACGACCACGACACCTTCCGGGAGGGCTGGCACCGGCTCGAGGAGGAGGGGCGCACTACCCTTGAGTATCGGCTCCGACACGCGGACGGACAGTACCGTTGGGTGAGAGACAACCAGCGACTGCTCCGGGACGACCAGGGTCGGCCGAAGGAGGTGGTGGGCGTTCTTACCGACATCAGTGAGCACCGGCGGCTCGAGGTGGCGCGGGAGGCGGCGGAGGCCGCCAACCTGGCCAAGAGCGAGTTCCTCTCCCGCATGAGCCACGAGCTGCGCACCCCCCTCAACTCGGTGCTCGGCTTCGGGCAGCTCCTGCAGCTCGACGTGCAATCGGAAGAGAACCGCGAGAGCGTCGAGCAGATCCTGAAGGCGGGGAAGCACCTCCTGTCCCTCATCGACGAGGTGCTGGACATCGCCCGCATCGAGTCGGGCCAGATCAGCCTTTCGGTGGAGCCAGTCAGCGTGCAGGCCACCGTGAAGGAGGCGATCGACCTGGTGCGGCTGCTCGCCGCCGATCGCGGCGTCACCGTGCGTGGCTCCCGCAACTCGGGATGCGAGCTGTACGTCAAGGCGGATCAACAGCGGCTCAAGCAGGTGCTCCTCAACCTCCTGTCCAACGGTATCAAGTACAACCGCCGCGGAGGGCTGGTGGAGGTGAGCTGTCAGCAGGAGTCGGATGGCCTCCTGCGGATATGCGTAGAAGACACCGGCTTCGGTATCGAGCCGAGCAAGCTGGAGCGGCTCTTCAGGCCCTTCGAACGATTGGATGCGGAGCAGCGGGGCGTGGAGGGAACCGGCCTCGGTCTCGCCCTCTCACGTGGCCTGATGGAGGCGATGGGGGGCTCGCTGGGGGTGGAGAGCGAGCCGGGACAGGGGAGTCGCTTCTGGGTCGAGCTGCCGCTGGCCGAACCCCCCGCGGTCCCGGAGCCCCAGGATGGTGAGGAAGCTCCGGCCGCGCCACCCGAGGAGCTGGAGTCGACGCACACGGTTCTCTTCGTCGAGGACAACCTCGCGAACGTGCGGCTCCTCGAGCGGATCTTCCAGCGCCGGCCATTCGTGCGCCTGATCACCGCGATGCAGGGAAGCCTCGGCCTCCAACTCGCGCGCGAGCACCGGCCCGACCTGATCCTGCTGGATCTGAACCTCCCCGATGTGGCCGGTGACGTCGTCCTGCGGGAGTTGCGGAGCGAGTCGGGGCTGCGCGAGATCCCGGTCATCATGATCAGCGGCGACGCCATCCCTTCGCAGGTGCAGCGGTTGATGGACATGGGTGCCTCGGCCTATATCACCAAGCCGTTCGACATCCAGGAGCTGCTCCGCTTGGTCGACGGCATGCTGGAGCAGCAGACGCGTGCCTGA
- a CDS encoding HAD family hydrolase, giving the protein MDKNYLFVSDFDQTLSLHDSGHALSEMLGIPGFAERVAGLARQNLVQQGAELAYLLRHDPEFRRIRRDDLVEVGRHIRLKRNIALLPKLLQSGIPGFRFDCYVVSAAPEEVIHSALEGVLPKDHIIGSRFQYHPQSGEIDAVERVTAGYGKVTAVEDLRLKLGVPRDRVVYVGDGSSDLHVMLHVNRGEGFTIAVSETRSITEVAQRTVLSDDALSVLVPILEEIAGYRPQEIRAFFEAHGLVIHEWDRVRADWLTIREDVRPAEAPLKLLADA; this is encoded by the coding sequence ATGGACAAGAACTACCTGTTCGTCAGCGACTTCGATCAGACCCTGAGCCTGCACGACTCGGGTCACGCCCTGAGCGAGATGCTGGGGATTCCCGGCTTCGCCGAGAGGGTGGCGGGGTTGGCCCGGCAGAACCTCGTGCAGCAGGGGGCAGAGCTCGCCTACCTGCTGAGGCACGATCCGGAGTTCCGCCGGATCCGGCGTGACGACCTGGTCGAGGTGGGGCGCCACATCCGTCTGAAGCGCAATATCGCGCTGCTGCCGAAGCTGTTGCAGAGCGGCATACCGGGCTTCCGCTTCGACTGCTACGTGGTCTCGGCGGCGCCGGAAGAGGTGATCCATTCGGCGCTGGAAGGCGTGCTCCCCAAGGATCACATCATCGGCTCACGCTTCCAGTATCACCCGCAGAGCGGTGAGATCGACGCCGTGGAGCGCGTGACTGCGGGCTACGGCAAGGTGACCGCGGTGGAGGATCTGAGGCTGAAGCTGGGGGTGCCGCGCGACCGCGTGGTCTACGTCGGGGACGGGAGCTCCGACCTCCATGTCATGCTGCACGTCAACCGCGGGGAGGGCTTCACGATCGCGGTATCGGAGACGCGCAGCATCACCGAGGTGGCACAGCGAACCGTCCTCAGCGACGACGCGCTCAGCGTGCTCGTTCCGATTCTCGAGGAGATCGCAGGCTACCGTCCGCAGGAGATACGCGCGTTCTTCGAGGCCCATGGCCTCGTGATCCACGAGTGGGATCGGGTGCGAGCCGACTGGCTCACCATTCGTGAGGATGTGCGGCCGGCCGAGGCCCCGCTGAAGCTGCTGGCCGACGCGTGA
- a CDS encoding DUF983 domain-containing protein — translation MNQIEQAPPSFEELSPTRAIRLLARGIRLRCPHCGKGRIRQSWLHLKPKCPECGLRTDRGEEDFFLGGMMWNIVFAEGTLLIMGLLVGILTWPDVPWTLMQWVGIALMVVVPFVFYPFSLGFWLANDIWIRPVTEEEMRWHRASRPGEFRNFRDR, via the coding sequence ATGAACCAGATCGAACAGGCTCCGCCGAGCTTCGAAGAGCTCAGCCCGACACGAGCCATCCGTTTGCTGGCTCGCGGCATCCGCCTCCGGTGTCCCCATTGCGGCAAGGGCCGCATCCGTCAGAGCTGGCTGCACCTCAAGCCGAAGTGTCCCGAGTGCGGGCTGCGCACGGATCGGGGAGAGGAAGACTTCTTCCTTGGCGGGATGATGTGGAACATCGTCTTCGCGGAAGGGACGCTGCTGATCATGGGGCTGCTGGTGGGCATCCTCACCTGGCCCGACGTCCCCTGGACCCTGATGCAGTGGGTGGGTATCGCCTTGATGGTGGTCGTTCCCTTCGTCTTCTACCCCTTCTCACTGGGATTCTGGCTGGCGAACGACATCTGGATTCGCCCGGTCACCGAGGAAGAGATGCGCTGGCACCGCGCCAGCCGGCCGGGTGAGTTCAGGAATTTCCGGGATCGATGA
- a CDS encoding DUF1080 domain-containing protein: MRTCFLALAALFVSAPLLAQAPGPAPRAYIDGAGPGWRALTEADFVDVNGEPDTWMWEGGLLKGSGLPIGVMRTRERFTNFELVVEWRHLQEGGNSGVFVWVPEEALEGLEAGKLPEAGIEVQMLDHGYRQQYEQRTGKKGDWFTTHGDVFAVGSSRLSPFPPLSPDGSRSFPRAERSRGAGEWNHYYVRAINGEIRLWVNGEEVSGGNGADPASGYLCLEAEGAPVEFRSIRIRELP; the protein is encoded by the coding sequence ATGCGGACGTGTTTCCTGGCCCTGGCGGCGCTGTTCGTCTCGGCTCCGCTGCTGGCGCAGGCGCCCGGGCCTGCGCCTCGCGCCTACATCGACGGAGCGGGTCCCGGCTGGCGCGCCCTCACTGAAGCCGATTTCGTCGACGTAAACGGCGAGCCCGATACCTGGATGTGGGAAGGCGGGCTGCTCAAGGGTAGCGGCCTGCCCATCGGGGTGATGCGCACGCGCGAGCGCTTCACCAACTTCGAGCTGGTGGTGGAGTGGCGCCACCTGCAGGAAGGGGGCAACTCGGGCGTATTCGTCTGGGTGCCCGAAGAGGCGCTCGAGGGGCTCGAGGCGGGGAAGCTACCGGAAGCCGGGATCGAGGTGCAGATGCTCGACCACGGCTACCGCCAGCAGTACGAGCAGAGGACCGGGAAGAAGGGGGATTGGTTCACCACTCACGGAGACGTGTTTGCGGTCGGGAGCTCGCGGCTCTCGCCGTTCCCACCCCTCTCACCCGACGGCTCCCGTAGCTTCCCGCGCGCCGAGCGCAGCCGCGGTGCGGGTGAATGGAACCACTACTACGTGCGCGCCATCAATGGCGAGATTCGCCTCTGGGTGAACGGCGAGGAGGTGTCGGGTGGTAACGGGGCCGACCCCGCCAGCGGCTACCTTTGCCTGGAGGCGGAAGGGGCTCCGGTCGAGTTCCGCAGCATCCGCATACGGGAGCTGCCCTGA
- a CDS encoding GMC family oxidoreductase, translating into MFYQQRLEYDAIVVGSGMSGGWAAKELTEKGLQTLVLERGRPLEHGDYPTEHVPAWEFPFRERRLNAEQAPEHPIQSGSPGFREATKHFYIKDAKNPYIQAKPFQWVQGDQVGGKSLMWGRGCYRMSDLDFTANLIDGHGIDWPIRYKDIAPWYSYVERFVGINGTREGLPQLPDGEFQPPMEMNAGEKWLQARIRELYTDRVMIHGRFAVLTQPIGDRQPCHYCGPCERGCSTGSYFSSVSSTLPAARATGRLTLRPNSIVHSVIFDEEQGKATGIRFVDTETGDMHEAYARVIFLCASTLASTRILLNSRSASHPNGLGGNSGVLGRYLMDNHMRVGASGRIPGLRDRYYQGNRPTGQIIPRFRNVRGPDSDGLGFVRGYHLTVGASRQGWGRGAGLPQIGSELKQILRDPGDWTVGLGAQGECLPREDNYVELAEETDPWGIPVLRIHATWGENELRMREDMRAQAQEILERAGCEDVSSYDSLPSGAMNAMPGGAIHEMGTARMGRDPRTSVLNAWNQVWDSPNVFVTDGACMTSCPNQNPSITFMAITARAANHAVEELKRRNL; encoded by the coding sequence ATGTTCTACCAGCAGAGACTCGAATACGACGCTATCGTGGTCGGCTCCGGGATGAGCGGCGGTTGGGCCGCCAAGGAGCTGACGGAGAAGGGTCTCCAAACCCTTGTGCTGGAGCGTGGCAGACCGCTGGAGCACGGTGACTATCCGACCGAGCACGTGCCCGCGTGGGAATTCCCCTTCCGCGAGCGCCGGCTGAACGCAGAGCAGGCCCCCGAACACCCGATCCAATCTGGCAGCCCCGGCTTCCGCGAGGCGACCAAGCACTTCTACATCAAGGACGCGAAGAACCCGTACATCCAGGCGAAGCCCTTCCAGTGGGTGCAGGGCGATCAGGTAGGCGGCAAGAGCTTGATGTGGGGAAGGGGCTGCTATCGCATGAGCGACCTCGACTTCACCGCCAACCTGATCGACGGTCACGGAATCGACTGGCCGATCCGCTACAAGGACATCGCCCCCTGGTACTCCTACGTCGAGCGCTTCGTCGGCATCAACGGAACGCGCGAGGGCCTACCTCAGCTTCCCGACGGCGAGTTCCAGCCCCCGATGGAGATGAACGCGGGGGAGAAGTGGCTGCAGGCACGGATCAGGGAGCTCTACACCGACCGGGTGATGATTCACGGCCGCTTCGCGGTGCTGACGCAGCCGATCGGCGACCGGCAGCCCTGCCACTACTGCGGTCCGTGTGAACGAGGCTGCAGCACGGGAAGCTACTTCTCGAGCGTGAGCTCCACCCTGCCCGCCGCAAGGGCCACGGGCCGCCTTACGTTGCGGCCCAACAGCATCGTGCACTCGGTCATCTTCGACGAGGAGCAGGGGAAGGCGACCGGCATCCGCTTCGTGGATACCGAGACCGGCGACATGCACGAGGCCTACGCCAGGGTGATCTTCCTCTGCGCCTCGACGCTCGCGAGCACGCGCATCCTGCTCAACAGCCGCAGCGCCAGTCATCCGAATGGCCTCGGGGGCAACAGCGGAGTGCTCGGACGCTACCTGATGGACAACCACATGCGGGTCGGTGCGAGCGGCCGAATTCCGGGCCTGCGGGACCGCTACTACCAGGGAAACCGGCCCACAGGGCAGATCATCCCACGCTTCCGCAACGTGCGGGGGCCCGATTCCGACGGGCTGGGATTCGTGCGCGGCTATCACCTCACGGTGGGAGCCAGTCGGCAGGGTTGGGGCCGCGGAGCCGGTCTGCCGCAGATCGGGTCGGAGCTCAAGCAGATCCTCCGCGACCCCGGAGATTGGACGGTGGGCCTCGGAGCCCAGGGCGAGTGCCTCCCGCGGGAAGACAACTACGTGGAGCTGGCGGAGGAGACGGATCCCTGGGGAATCCCGGTCCTGCGCATTCACGCCACCTGGGGCGAGAACGAGCTGCGCATGCGCGAGGACATGCGCGCGCAGGCGCAGGAGATTCTGGAGCGGGCCGGCTGCGAGGATGTCAGCTCGTACGACAGCCTGCCGAGCGGTGCGATGAACGCGATGCCGGGCGGCGCGATCCACGAGATGGGGACGGCCCGCATGGGACGGGATCCGCGCACCAGCGTCCTGAACGCCTGGAACCAGGTATGGGACTCCCCCAACGTGTTCGTCACCGACGGCGCCTGCATGACGAGCTGCCCCAACCAGAACCCCAGCATCACCTTCATGGCGATCACGGCGCGCGCGGCGAACCATGCTGTCGAAGAGCTGAAGCGCCGGAACCTGTAG
- a CDS encoding RnfABCDGE type electron transport complex subunit D — protein MGNVTIEATARRPALARWWERSGLLDPRYLIAFLITLVLVVAQFRYHVIGGYERLALALTTCMATEAVLSKFTRGKLVNLQSAYISGISLTLLLKPQGAMLWPFLLGGYLAISSKYVLRYRDNHLWNPTNFAIVVLLLAAPERISVLSHQWGNDLVTNLIIWAFGLVIAARVRVLHITLTYVASFLVMNSARAYLLGQAILPEIAPLTGPMYQLFIFFMITDPRTVVRGRRAQIGVTVLIALAETLIRFASDQAWPLPIAFNAAPAFLALFLVGPIAKWIDLRYRTPALSH, from the coding sequence ATGGGCAACGTTACGATCGAGGCAACGGCCCGACGACCTGCGCTGGCTCGCTGGTGGGAGCGGAGCGGGCTGCTCGACCCGCGATACCTCATCGCGTTCCTGATTACGCTGGTCCTGGTGGTGGCGCAGTTCCGCTACCACGTGATCGGGGGGTATGAGAGGCTGGCCCTCGCGCTGACCACGTGCATGGCCACCGAGGCCGTGCTCTCCAAGTTCACGCGCGGGAAGCTGGTCAACCTGCAGAGCGCCTACATCAGCGGAATCAGCCTCACCCTGCTGCTGAAGCCGCAGGGGGCGATGCTCTGGCCGTTCCTGCTCGGCGGCTACCTGGCGATCTCGTCGAAGTACGTCCTGCGGTACCGCGACAACCATCTCTGGAACCCCACCAACTTCGCCATCGTCGTCCTGTTGCTCGCGGCGCCGGAGCGGATCTCGGTGCTCAGCCACCAGTGGGGGAACGACCTGGTGACCAACCTGATCATCTGGGCTTTCGGGCTGGTCATCGCCGCTCGGGTGCGCGTGCTGCACATCACCCTCACTTACGTGGCGAGCTTCCTGGTGATGAACAGTGCGCGCGCCTACCTGCTGGGGCAGGCGATTCTCCCGGAGATCGCCCCGCTCACCGGGCCGATGTACCAGCTGTTCATCTTCTTCATGATCACCGACCCGCGTACCGTCGTTCGTGGCCGGCGGGCGCAGATCGGGGTCACCGTGTTGATCGCGCTGGCGGAAACGCTTATACGATTCGCCTCTGACCAGGCGTGGCCGCTGCCGATCGCGTTCAACGCCGCCCCGGCGTTCCTTGCGCTGTTCCTCGTGGGGCCGATCGCGAAGTGGATCGACCTCCGGTATCGGACCCCTGCCCTCTCACACTGA
- a CDS encoding CRTAC1 family protein, translating to MSRFRDPRVRRAIVAIPFFAAIALAARLDRGPIRSTADAARPGFRLEEVSANLGIQFTHQRAELDPLIANVEPHVAALGAAVSVTDCDSDGWVDLYFTSSRFGSPNALYRNRGDGTFEEIGAKAGVAAMNAPGIGASMGSVWGDYDNDGDEDLLLYRYGYLSLLRNEGNCRFEEVTEDAGLRRWVNSNGAIWFDYDRDGLLDLYVTAYFRGDIDLWNLSTTRIMHDSFEFATNGGRNLLFRNTGDGRFVEVTEETGTGSTRWTMAAASADFNADGWPDLYLANDYGPEELFLNVEGKRFQQFKAGLESESKSGMNVALGDVYNRGTLDVFVTNISERGYLFQNNNLRLNLMTEAGGFRNIADDAVADAGWAWGAQFGDLNNDGSNELFVANGFISADPERSYWYSMSKIAGANGALFEDARNWPPFGDLSLSGYERSRVFLNRGLGGWVDVAERVGVTDRYDGRAVALADLSNRGALDVVVANQNQPAVIYRAIPDSAYHWIAFKLVGTRSNRSAIGAEVVVEAGEMKQRRVVDGGMGFSSQNDRRLHFGLGPREWVDRVIIHWPSGEQQVLRRPEIDQLHTIVEPTR from the coding sequence ATGTCGCGATTTCGCGATCCCCGGGTGCGCAGGGCCATCGTGGCGATTCCCTTCTTCGCCGCGATCGCTCTCGCCGCGCGCCTCGACCGGGGGCCCATTCGCTCCACCGCCGATGCCGCCCGCCCAGGGTTCCGGCTGGAGGAGGTGAGCGCGAACCTGGGGATCCAGTTCACCCATCAGCGAGCCGAGCTCGACCCGCTCATTGCCAACGTCGAGCCGCACGTGGCGGCGCTCGGAGCGGCGGTTTCGGTCACCGATTGCGACAGCGACGGCTGGGTCGACCTGTACTTCACTAGCAGCCGCTTCGGCTCACCCAACGCTCTCTACCGCAATCGGGGAGACGGCACCTTCGAGGAGATTGGCGCCAAGGCGGGAGTGGCGGCGATGAACGCCCCTGGTATCGGGGCCTCCATGGGGAGCGTCTGGGGTGACTACGACAACGATGGGGACGAGGACCTTCTCCTCTATCGGTACGGATATCTCTCGCTTCTCCGGAACGAAGGCAACTGCCGTTTCGAGGAGGTGACCGAAGACGCCGGCCTGCGGCGGTGGGTCAACAGCAACGGAGCGATCTGGTTCGACTACGATCGCGACGGGCTGCTGGACCTGTACGTGACCGCGTACTTCCGTGGCGATATCGACCTGTGGAACCTGTCGACCACGCGGATCATGCACGACAGCTTCGAGTTCGCCACCAATGGAGGGCGCAACCTGCTCTTCCGTAACACGGGCGACGGTCGGTTCGTGGAGGTCACCGAGGAGACCGGGACCGGGAGCACCCGCTGGACCATGGCCGCCGCCTCGGCCGATTTCAACGCTGACGGCTGGCCAGACCTGTACCTCGCCAACGACTACGGTCCCGAAGAGCTCTTCCTGAACGTCGAGGGGAAGCGCTTCCAGCAGTTCAAAGCCGGGCTCGAGAGTGAATCGAAGAGCGGGATGAACGTGGCGCTGGGCGATGTCTACAATCGCGGCACTCTGGACGTTTTCGTCACGAACATCTCCGAGCGGGGGTACCTCTTCCAGAATAACAACCTCCGGCTGAACCTGATGACGGAAGCCGGAGGTTTCCGGAACATCGCCGACGACGCGGTAGCGGACGCGGGATGGGCCTGGGGCGCGCAGTTCGGCGACCTCAACAACGACGGCAGCAACGAGCTGTTCGTGGCCAACGGCTTCATCTCGGCCGATCCCGAGCGGAGCTACTGGTACTCGATGTCGAAGATCGCCGGGGCCAACGGGGCGCTCTTCGAGGATGCGCGAAACTGGCCGCCTTTCGGCGATCTGAGCCTGTCCGGCTACGAGCGCTCTCGCGTTTTCCTGAACCGGGGGCTCGGGGGGTGGGTGGACGTGGCGGAGCGTGTCGGTGTGACCGATCGGTATGACGGCCGCGCCGTGGCGCTCGCGGATCTCTCCAACCGCGGGGCCCTGGATGTGGTGGTGGCCAACCAGAACCAGCCGGCGGTCATCTACCGCGCCATTCCCGACTCCGCGTACCACTGGATCGCCTTCAAGCTCGTCGGTACGCGCAGTAACCGCAGCGCAATCGGCGCCGAGGTCGTCGTCGAGGCGGGGGAGATGAAGCAGCGCCGTGTGGTCGATGGGGGGATGGGCTTCTCCAGCCAGAATGACCGGCGCCTTCACTTTGGTCTGGGCCCCAGGGAGTGGGTCGATCGGGTGATCATCCACTGGCCTTCCGGGGAGCAGCAGGTGCTGCGGCGCCCCGAGATCGACCAGCTCCATACCATCGTCGAACCCACCCGCTGA